In a single window of the Carassius carassius chromosome 26, fCarCar2.1, whole genome shotgun sequence genome:
- the LOC132106075 gene encoding gastrula zinc finger protein XlCGF57.1-like — protein MAFIKQESEDIKIEEAFRVKHEDTEEQTDIMLLKEESEELNEVEDKDQYEKYDFIGESLYSCSQTKQNVQNKAQKTGDLTCQQCGKSFTKKGSLKDHMRIHTGEKPYSCQQCGKSFTRSGTLQRHNRVHTGEKPYTCQQCGKRFCEKGNLKCHMSVHTGEKCEELNEIKDKDQSEKHFTGESFSCSQTKLTTQKKAQKTGDRSHFTCQQCGKSFVEKGTLNRHIRIHTGEKPYTCKLCGKSFTDSGNFNSHMRIHTGEKPYSCKLCGKSFVRKGNLESHMRIHTGEKPYTCQQCGKSFSQQRNCNFHMKIHTGEKPHSCKLCGKSFIQKGSLKRHMTIHNAEKPCTCQQRGMSFSQQRNLKGHISVHTGETCKEVTEMEDKDQSEKHDFTREISFELSFVKSV, from the exons TGAAGACATTAAGATTGAAGAagcattcagagtcaaacatgaagatactgaggaacaaacag ACATCATGCTCCTGAAAGAGGAAAGTGAAGAACTAAATGAAGTGGAAGACAAAGATCAGTATGAGAAATATGATTTTATTGGAGAAAGTTTGTATAGTTGCTCACAAACTAAACAGAATGTACAAAACAAAGCTCAAAAGACAGGAGATTtaacctgccaacagtgtggaaagagtttcactaaAAAAGGAAGCCTTAAagaccacatgagaattcacaccggagagaagccttacTCCTGCCagcagtgtggaaaaagtttcactAGAAGTGGAACCCTTCAAAGGCACAatagagttcacactggagagaaaccttacacctgccaacagtgtggaaagcgTTTCTGTGAAAAAGGAAACCTCAAATGCCACATGAGTGTTCACACTGGTGAGAAATGTGAAGAACTAAATGAAATTAAAGACAAAGATCAGTCTGAAAAACAtttcactggagaaagttttaGTTGCTCACAAACTAAACTGACAACACAAAAGAAAGCTCAAAAGACAGGAGATAGAAGTcatttcacctgccaacagtgtggaaaaagtttcgtTGAGAAAGGAACCCTTAACAGGCACattagaattcacactggagagaagccttacacctgcaaactgtgtggaaagagttttactgaTAGTGGAAACTTTAATtctcacatgagaattcacaccggagagaagccttactcctgcaaactgtgtggaaagagtttcgttCGAAAAGGAAACCTAGAGagccacatgagaattcacactggagagaaaccgtacacctgccaacagtgtggaaagagttttagtcAACAAAGAAACTGTAATTTTCACATGAaaattcacaccggagagaagcctcactcctgcaaactgtgtggaaagagtttcattcAAAAAGGAAGCCTAAAGAGACACATGACAATTCACAATGCTGAGAAACCGTGCACCTGCCAACAGCGTGGGATGAGTTTTAGTCAACAAAGAAACCTCAAAGGCCACATAagtgttcacactggagagacaTGTAAAGAAGTAACTGAAATGGAAGACAAAGATCAGTCTGAGAAACATGATTTTACTAGAGAAATTTCTTTTGAGCTCTCTTTTGTGAAGTCCGTTTAG